A stretch of the Musa acuminata AAA Group cultivar baxijiao chromosome BXJ2-7, Cavendish_Baxijiao_AAA, whole genome shotgun sequence genome encodes the following:
- the LOC135617706 gene encoding uncharacterized protein LOC135617706 isoform X2, with translation MDPPAHSPSVFGAVLHVISTSLLGIAAITMANTIAGEETVHKLASLLLIVLGGSYILLFLFGKRGHNHSHNHSMEKMAVAGLVLVPALSPCATTLPVFLAVGNSSSMMVLAIIVLLLSTITVMTSLVALSFYGASQLKFHWVERNDKLLVGSVLVLVGMLTLIFHDHDDEKHSIGEHLHRKIIVL, from the exons ATGGACCCTCCCGCGCACTCTCCTT CTGTATTTGGAGCTGTCCTGCATGTGATTTCTACTTCTCTGCTTGGTATTGCTGCAATCACCATGGCCAACACCATAGCTGGTGAAGAGACAGTGCACAAGCTTGCTTCGTTGCTGCTCATAGTTCTTGGAGGAAGCTATATTCTTCTGTTTTTATTTGGTAAGAGAGGCCACAATCACTCTCACAATCATTCCATGGAGAAGATGGCAGTGGCTGGGCTTGTTCTTGTACCTGCGTTATCTCCTTGTGCAACAACTCTTCCAGTTTTCCTTGCTGTTGGCAACTCATCGTCTATGATGGTTCTAGCAATCATTGTGCTTCTGTTAAG CACCATTACCGTCATGACATCTCTTGTGGCCCTTTCATTTTACGGTGCCAGCCAGCTCAAGTTTCACTGGGTTGAACGAAACGACAAGCTTCTCGTTGGCTCGGTGCTCGTCCTGGTCGGAATGCTTACCTTGATTTTCCATGATCATGATGATGAAAAGCATTCGATAGGGGAGCACCTTCACAGGAAGATTATCGTTTTGTGA
- the LOC135617706 gene encoding uncharacterized protein LOC135617706 isoform X3 → MMSLSMLTVFGAVLHVISTSLLGIAAITMANTIAGEETVHKLASLLLIVLGGSYILLFLFGKRGHNHSHNHSMEKMAVAGLVLVPALSPCATTLPVFLAVGNSSSMMVLAIIVLLLSTITVMTSLVALSFYGASQLKFHWVERNDKLLVGSVLVLVGMLTLIFHDHDDEKHSIGEHLHRKIIVL, encoded by the exons ATGATGAGTCTTAGTATGTTAA CTGTATTTGGAGCTGTCCTGCATGTGATTTCTACTTCTCTGCTTGGTATTGCTGCAATCACCATGGCCAACACCATAGCTGGTGAAGAGACAGTGCACAAGCTTGCTTCGTTGCTGCTCATAGTTCTTGGAGGAAGCTATATTCTTCTGTTTTTATTTGGTAAGAGAGGCCACAATCACTCTCACAATCATTCCATGGAGAAGATGGCAGTGGCTGGGCTTGTTCTTGTACCTGCGTTATCTCCTTGTGCAACAACTCTTCCAGTTTTCCTTGCTGTTGGCAACTCATCGTCTATGATGGTTCTAGCAATCATTGTGCTTCTGTTAAG CACCATTACCGTCATGACATCTCTTGTGGCCCTTTCATTTTACGGTGCCAGCCAGCTCAAGTTTCACTGGGTTGAACGAAACGACAAGCTTCTCGTTGGCTCGGTGCTCGTCCTGGTCGGAATGCTTACCTTGATTTTCCATGATCATGATGATGAAAAGCATTCGATAGGGGAGCACCTTCACAGGAAGATTATCGTTTTGTGA
- the LOC135617706 gene encoding uncharacterized protein LOC135617706 isoform X1, producing MDSFSAKDLSTIGGIATVSLLHSFIPTHWLPFSVVGRAQKWTLPRTLLVTVFGAVLHVISTSLLGIAAITMANTIAGEETVHKLASLLLIVLGGSYILLFLFGKRGHNHSHNHSMEKMAVAGLVLVPALSPCATTLPVFLAVGNSSSMMVLAIIVLLLSTITVMTSLVALSFYGASQLKFHWVERNDKLLVGSVLVLVGMLTLIFHDHDDEKHSIGEHLHRKIIVL from the exons ATGGACAGCTTCAGCGCGAAGGATCTCTCCACGATCGGAGGGATCGCCACCGTCTCGCTGCTCCACTCCTTCATCCCCACCCACTGGCTCCCCTTCTCCGTCGTCGGCCGCGCCCAGAAATGGACCCTCCCGCGCACTCTCCTTGTCA CTGTATTTGGAGCTGTCCTGCATGTGATTTCTACTTCTCTGCTTGGTATTGCTGCAATCACCATGGCCAACACCATAGCTGGTGAAGAGACAGTGCACAAGCTTGCTTCGTTGCTGCTCATAGTTCTTGGAGGAAGCTATATTCTTCTGTTTTTATTTGGTAAGAGAGGCCACAATCACTCTCACAATCATTCCATGGAGAAGATGGCAGTGGCTGGGCTTGTTCTTGTACCTGCGTTATCTCCTTGTGCAACAACTCTTCCAGTTTTCCTTGCTGTTGGCAACTCATCGTCTATGATGGTTCTAGCAATCATTGTGCTTCTGTTAAG CACCATTACCGTCATGACATCTCTTGTGGCCCTTTCATTTTACGGTGCCAGCCAGCTCAAGTTTCACTGGGTTGAACGAAACGACAAGCTTCTCGTTGGCTCGGTGCTCGTCCTGGTCGGAATGCTTACCTTGATTTTCCATGATCATGATGATGAAAAGCATTCGATAGGGGAGCACCTTCACAGGAAGATTATCGTTTTGTGA